From the genome of Arthrobacter sp. SLBN-122:
AGACCCGAACGTGCCGGGCGTCATACCAGTCTAAAGGGAAAAGCTGGAGGGAGCCTGCTATTGGCTCTCCGGGGCCCAGTCCCCCGCGGTCGAAGCGGCGTCTTCGGGCTCGAAAAGGTCAAGCTGCTCCTGTGCGAAGACACCGGACGGGATGGCGTAGCCCAGGTGCGTCCAGGCGGGTGCCATGGCGATCCTGCCGCGGGGCGTTCGGCCCAGCAGGCCCTCCCGGACCAGGAAGGGCTCGGCAACAGTCTCAACCGTTTCGGTTTCTTCCCCGACGGCGATGGCGAGGGTGGACAGACCGACGGGCCCGCCGCCGAACTTGGTGATCAGCGCATCGAGGACTGCGCGGTCCAGCCGGTCCAGGCCCTTTTTGTCCACTTCATACATGTCCAGGGCAGCGGACGCGGTCCTGGCGTCGATTTGGTCGACGCCGTGCACCAGGGCCCAGTCCCGGACGCGCCGCAGCAGCCGGTTGGCGATTCGGGGCGTGCCGCGGGAACGGCCGGCGATTTCAGCGAATCCGGCCGAGTTGACTTTCAGGTCCAGCAGGCCCGCAGAACGGCGCAGCACGAGTTCCAACTCCGGGACGGAGTAGAACTCCAGGTGCCCGGTGAAGCCGAAACGGTCGCGCAGGGGTCCCGGGAGCAGCCCGGCGCGGGTGGTGGCGCCCACCAGCGTGAACGGCGGCAGCTCCAGAGGAATGGCTGTGGCACCTGCGCCTTTGCCCACCACGATGTCAACGCGGAAGTCTTCCATGGCCATGTACAGCATTTCCTCGGCCGGGCGGGACATGCGGTGGATCTCGTCGAGGAAAAGGACCTCGCCTTCAGAGAGCGAGGACAGGATTGCTGCGAGGTCGCCGGCGTGCTGGATGGCGGGTCCGCTGCTGAGCCGCAGCGGCGCATTCATCTCCGCGGCCACGATCATCGCCAGGGTGGTTTTGCCCAGGCCGGGCGGGCCGGAGAACAGCACGTGGTCAGCGGTCCGTCCGCGCATCCGGGAGGCCTGGAGCACCAGTGACAGCTGCTTGCGCACCCGGTGCTGGCCAACGAAGTCGTCCAGGTTCTTCGGCCTAAGGGCTGCCTCAATGGCCCGCTCCTCGGGCTCCTCCCCCGCTGCGACCAGGGACGGTTCAGCCACGGCTGCCTACGCGGTTGCCTGCCCGTGCGCCGTCCTGGCCCAGCCAGCGGAGCGTGGTCCGCAGGATTTCAGGCACGTTGCCGCGGAAGGATACTTCGGGATCCTCCGCCAGGGCTTTATCGATGCTGGTGGAGGCGTCCTTCTCGGACCAGCCCAGGCTGGTCATGGCGGCCACCACTTGGGGCTTCCAGGCGGCTTCTGCAGGGGTAGCGGCCCCAGGGGCCGCAGCGGTTCCCTGCGGGACGAGCTTTCCGGCCAGCTCCAGCACGATCCGGCCGGCCACCTTGGGACCGATCCCCGGCACCTTCGTGAAGGTCTTGCTGTCCCCCGTGTGCGCTGCCACCCTGATGGCTTCGGGATCGTGGACGGCCAGGACTGCAAGGGCAAGCCTGGGGCCAACCCCGCTGACACTGAGCAGGACGTCAAAAACCTCCCGTTCGTCGTCGGAGGCGAAGCCAAAGAGCGTCAGCGAATCTTCCCGGACAATAAGGGACGTGAACAGCTGGCCCTGTTCGCCCACGTGCAGCCGGCTGAGCGTCTGGGGTGTGGCATTGACGCTCATCCCGGCACCATTGAGGTCTATCACGGCCGTGGACAGGCCAACATGCGCTACGGTTCCGCGGAGGAAACTGATCAAAGCCGGGCTCCCGTTGTACCGCCGGCCTCACAGCGAGGACCCGGCTATCCGAACATATCTACGAATACCCTAGCAAGCGGCAGGGACAATCACCGTGCGCGGCGCGCCTTGGCCTCCGCATCGGCCCATGCCCGCTGGGCAGCCGTCAGCGATGAACTGCCGGGACCCGTGGTTGCCACGGCCGCGCCGCTTCCCGCGCGCCAGGCATGCGTAATGGCAAGTGCCAGCGCGTCCGCTGCATCGGCCGGGCGCGGCGGCGCATCAAGACGCAGGATCTTGGTGACGAGCTTGGTCACGGCGTCCTTGTTGGAGGATCCGCTGCCGGTCACCGCGGCTTTGACTTCCGACGGCGTATGCAGCGCTACGGGGATCCCGCGGCGCGCGGCGGCGGCAATCACCACGCCGGACGCTTGGGCCACACCCATGACCGTGCTGACGTTGAGCTGGGAAAAGACGCGTTCGACGGCGAGCACCTGGGGTTCGTAGCGGTCCAGCCACTCGTCGATGGCCAGGGCGATCACCAGGAGCCGCTGGTCCAGCGTCTCCTCGGGTGAGGTGCCCACCACGCCAACAGCCACCATGGTGGCCCGCCTGTTCCGCTCGACGTCCACCACGCCAATGCCGCAACGGGTCAGTCCCGGGTCAACCCCGAGTACGCGCAGCGTCACGGGCGTGCAGTTTCAGCCGGCACTGCCGGGCGTCACTCGGATTCCAGGGCAGCCTGGACTTCATCACTGAGGTCGGCGTTGCTGTACACGTTCTGGACGTCGTCGAGGTCTTCGAGGGCATCGGCAAGCTTCATGAACTTGCGGGCGCCGTCCACATCCAGTTCAACCTGCATGGAAGGCACGAATTCAACTTCGTCGGTGTCGTACTCGATGCCGGCTTCCTTGAGGGCCTCGCGGATGGCGGGAAGATCGGCCGGTTCCGAGTGGATCTCGAACGTCTCGCCGTTGTCCTTGACTTCCTCCGCGCCTGCGTCGAGGACGGCCATCAGGACATCGTCCTCGCTCAGGCCGTTCTTGGGCAGGTTTACAACGCCCTTGCGGGTAAAGAGGTAGCTGACGGAGCCGGGGTCGGCGATGGTGCCGCCGTTGCGGGAAATGGCCAGGCGCACCTCGGAGGCTGCCCGGTTCTTGTTGTCGGTAAGGCACTCGATCAGCAGCGCGGAGCCCTGGGGGCCGCGGGCTTCGTACATGATCTCGGTGTAGTCCACCACTTCACCGGTGAGGCCGGCGCCGCGCTTGATGGCACGGTCGATGTTGTCGTTGGGGACCGAGGTCTTCTTCGCCTTGGTTACGGCCAGTTCCAGGCCAGGGTTGCCGGCGAGGTCGGGGCCGCCCATCCTGGCGGCAACTTCGATGTTCTTGATCAGCTTGGCGAACGACTTTGCGCGGCGGCTGTCAATGATCGCCTTTTTGTGCTTGGTCGTTGCCCATTTGGAGTGGCCTGACATGCTTTACGCTTCTCCTCTGATCATGCGGATAAAAAGTTCGTGTACGCGTTTCTCGCCGGTCACTTCCGGATGGAAGGAGGTGGCCAGCAGCTGGCCGGAACGCACTGCGACAATTCTAGCCGTCCCCGGGAGCGATGCCGCGTGGGACGCCTGGCCGGGGTCCGCCGGTTCCACCTGGGCCAGGACCTCCACGTCCGCACCCACCCGCTCCACCCAGGGGCCGCGGATGAATACGGCGTGCACCGGTTCAACGCCGGATTCGGTGGCGCTGAAGTCCAACCCCTTGAAGTCCAGGTCGGTTTCAAAGGACTCGCGCTGCCGGCCGAAGGCATTGCGGCGGACAGTGATGTCCAGGCCGCCGAACGTCTGCTGGGGAGCGCCTGAAAGATCGGTGGCGGGATCGGCGATATCAGAGGCCAGCAGGATCATCCCTGCGCAGGAGCCATAGACGGGCAGGCCTTCGGCGATGTACTTCCGCAACGGGTCGGCAAGGTCAAAGGCCCGGGCCAGTTTGTCGATGGTGGTGGACTCGCCACCGGGGATGACGAGGCCGTCCAGGCCGTCCAGCTCCCCGGGGCGGCGGACAGCCACGCCCTGGGCACCGGTGGCTTCGGCGGCGCGCAGGTGCTCGCGGAAGTCTCCCTGGAGGGCCAGGACACCAATCCGCAGGCCCGAGCCCACGCGCGCAGGATCAGCAGAAGGGGGGTTTGTCATCCCTCCAGCATACGGGGCACAACCCCTTCGCTGCTGCCGTGCGGACGCGGCTGGCAAAGGTTGCATGCCGCTGCTGGGATATATTCAAAACATGGTCTTCTTCAGTGTTCCGCTCGGCAAGCTGGTCCGCAGGGTATCCCGGCTGCGCGGCGGCGGGTCCGCCCTTCCAGGACTGGTGGTTGAGAAAATCGACCCCGGCTTTATGCGGCGGACACTCACCACACTGCCCCACGGTGTGGCGGTGGTCAGCGGCACCAACGGCAAGACCACCACCACCAAAATGGTGGTTGAACTGCTGGAAAGCCAGGGCCTTAAAGTCTTCACCAACCGCACCGGCAGCAACTTCACCCGCGGTGTGGCCGCGGCGCTCCTGGGCGAGGTGGACTGGCGCGGCCGGCTGGACGCGGACATCGCCGTGCTGGAACTGGACGAAGCCCATGCTGTCCATTTCGTGAACAGCGTCCCGCCGCGCTACTGCCTGCTGCTCAACGTGCTGCGCGACCAGCTGGACCGCTTTGGCGAGATCGACAAGACAGCGCAGCTCCTGCAGCACATCGCTGCCAAAACCACAGGAACGGTTGTCCTGAACCGCGAGGACCCACGTGTTGCCAGGATCGCGGATACGCTCACGGGACAGGAGGTCAAGTACTTCGGCCTTGACGACTCCCTGCTCGGCACCTTTCCCAACGACGATGACATGCGCGCCGCCCCAGGCTCCCCCGCCCCGGCGGGCCTGCCGGAAAAGCCCGCGGCCGACGTCGTACTCCGCAAAGTGGGCGCGGACAGCGCCGAGTTTGAGTACGACGGCGGTACGGTCACCACGGCGATGAAGCTGCGCGGTGTGTACAACATCTTCAACGCCGCCGCGGCGATGACGCTGGCCCGCAGCATCTGCGGCGGAGGCGCCGCAGCCGCAGACCATGCCACCTTGCTCGAAGCCCTGTCCAGGGTGGCGCCGGCCTTTGGCCGCGGTGAAAGCCTTACCGTCGACGGCCAGCCGCTGGACCTGGTGCTGGTGAAGAACCCCAGCGGTTTCCGGCTGGGACTCAAATCCTTCCCCGCCGAGGGCTACGCCACCATGATCGCCATCAACGACAATTACGCGGACGGACGGGACATGTCCTGGCTCTGGGACGTGGAATTCGATTCCCTCCGCGGCGGTGGCGTGGATGTGCTCACCGGATCACGCGCCTACGACATGGCGCTGCGGCTCCAATACGACGACGTCCGCGTCGGAGCGGTGCAGACCGACATTTCCGCCGCCCTGGCAGCCTTCATTCGCGAAGGCCGGGACAGGCCCAAACGGATCTTCTGCACCTACACCGCCATGCTGGCCATTCGCCGCGAGCTGGCCAAAATTACCACCGTGGAGGTTGTCTCGTGAATCCGGCAGAAGCAACGGCGGCCGATGGCCCGTCCAAGGGAACCATCCGCGTGGTCCAGCTGTACCCGCGCGACATGAACATTTACGGCGACTGGGGCAACGCCCTGGTCCTGAAGCGCCGGATCGACTGGCACGGGTACACGCCTGAACTACTGGAATACAACGTGGGCGATCCCTTCCCCGAGGACGTGGACATCATTGTCGGCGGCGGGGGCCAGGACAGCGGGCAACTGGTGATCCAGGACGACCTGCAGGCCAGGGCCGGCCAGCTCAAGGAATTGGCCGAGGATGGTGCACCGATGCTGGTCATTTGCGGCCTCTACCAGCTGTTTGGCCGGTACTTCAAAACCCGCACCGGCGCCGTCATTCCGGGCATCGGCATCCTGGACGTGGAAACCCACGGCACGGATGAGCGCCTGATCGGCAACGTCAAGGTCTCAACCACGGAGTTCGGCGAAGTCCTGGGCTACGAAAACCACAGCGGCCAGACCACGCTCGGCAGCGGTGTGCAGCCACTGGGCACCGTAGCGAAGGGAACTGGAAACAACAGCAATGACGGCCATGAAGGGGCCCGGTACCGCAACATCGTTGCCAGCTACCTGCACGGATCGCTGCTGCCCAAGAACCCTGCCATTGCCGACTTCCTGATCCGTACCGCGGCGGAGCGGAAGTTCGGCAGCTTCTCCCCTGGCAACCCGGACGACACCTACGCCGTCCTGGCCCGGGAGCACGCTGCCCGCCGGCCCCGCTGACCCGGGACCTTCCTTGCCTTAGCCACCGCTGAAGGGCAACCCTGCTGTAATGGCTCATCGCAGGTCACCGCCACTGGAAATACTCCCGGTGGATGTTGGCCCTGCGAACACCTGCGCCCCGGAAGGCCTTACGGAACTGCCGCAGCATGGCGTCCGGTCCGCCCATGAATACCGAGAGCTCGCGGGGTTCGGTGCCTACGGCGGCCAGGACCGCCTCCGGGGTCAGCCGTCCGTCTGCTTCGGTGTCCACGGCATGGACCGTGAGCCGTGGCTGGTTCCGGGCGATGGCAGAGACCTCATCGGCAAAGGGGGACGGGCCCGCCGAGGTGACGAAGAAGTGGACATCGTCGTGGAGTTCGCCGTCCAGGGACCGCAGCCAGCTGAGGAAGGGCGTGATTCCCACGCCGCCCGCGATCCAGACCTGATGCGCTGTTCCGCGGTGCCGGTCAAAGCGTCCGTAGGGCCCGCCAACCACCGCCGGCATCCCGGGCTGCACCACGTCCGGAAGCCTGGCCGTATGGTCGCCCAGCGCCTTGACCGTGATGCTGATCCCGCCTTCCAGCGCCAGCCCCGAGATGGAAAACGGGTGCCGCTGCCAGCCGTCCGCTGTTTCCAGGTAGACCATGGCGAACTGCCCGGGTTTGAAGACCAGCGGCCGGCCCAAGGGACGCAGTGCCACTTCCACCAGGTCCGGTGCCACCGGCTGGACCGCAGCCACCTGGTAATCGTGGTGGGGCAGGAAATGCCGTGCCAGCAGTTCGCGGTAGGCATAGAACCCCAACCCGGTTCCACCGATGGCCACGTAGCTCCAGCGAAGCGCGGGCACAGCCTCAAACGCACTGGCGTCGAGCAAGCCGTGAAGGAACCCGGCGGCCAGGAACAGGCCGGTCAGCCGGTGGAAGCCGCGCCACCGCTCGTAGCCGCCCAGCAGGCGGGCGGCCAGCCGCACCGGCCTGGTCCTCAACAAGGTGCGGACCAGCCCGCGGACAGGCGCGGGAAGTATGGTCCGCCAGCGTGGCAGGACTGCCCATACAACCAACGCGGCGAGCCCGCTGATGGCAACCACCGCCAGTGTCTTGCCAAGGCTGGTTGCCTCCGGATTAGCGGCAAGTTCCATGTGCGGCAGCAACAGGATTGTTGCCGTCATCGCCGCCCTGCGGTGCCAGATGGCGGCGTGGTCAATGCCACCGAAAACCGGCTCAACGTGAGGCAGGGTGCTGACCAGGACCAGCGCGATTGAATACAGCAGGACGGATTCGCCGCCGAAGAGTTGCCCTACGTGCCCCAGGACGGGTTCGCCCGCAGGCCGAGCGAGGGACCAGAAAATGCCGTAGGCCCCGGCCAGCACCATGATTGCGCCTGGACCAAGCCACCGGAACGGCATTCCCAGGAAGACGGTCCCCTGTCCGGCGCCACCCTTGGTCATAGCCACGGTCCTTTCATCATTGACAAACCGTTGCGCGTTCCCTGCAGGAGACGGTAAATGCGGTCCGGGGCGGACCGTATAGCGGCCATTGTAGGGTTACCGGCTGGGAGGACGTGCCCCGCCCCACAATTGAGAAGCCTGTCCCGCTGTGAAAGGTTTAGCCCATGACGAACCCGCTCCTTGCCGCCAGTCCCCTGCCCTACGGCCTCCCGCCCTTCGAAGTCCTCACTGTAGAGGAGTACCGGGAAGCCATCGAGGCAGGATTGTCTGCCCACCTGGATGAGATCCGGGCAATCACCGGCAACGCCCAGCCGGCCACCTTCGAAAACACGGCCGTGGCCATGGAACGTTCGGGGCAGCTGCTGAACCGCGCGGCCGCGGCGTTCTTCACCCTGGTGTCCGCCGACGCAACAGAGCAGATCCGGGAGCTCGAAACGGAGTTGTCCCCGCGGTTCTCGGCCCACCAGGATGAGGTGTTCCTCGACAGGGCGCTCTTCGACCGCTTTGCCGCCATCGATACGGACAATTTCGATCCCGAGTCCTCCCGTTTGGTGGAGGAGTACCTCAAGGAGTTCCGCCAGTCCGGCATCCAGCTTGACCCGCCGGGCCAGGAGCGGCTGCGCGCCATCAACGCCGAACTGGCACGCCTGGGTACCGAGTTCGGCCAGCGGGTCAAGGAAGGCATGAAGTCCGCCGCACTGCTGCTGGACAATGCGGGTGACCTGGCCGGCCTGCCGGCCGACGACGTCGCCAGCGCTGCGGAAGCAGCCCGCGCCGCCGGTCACGACGGCAAATACCTGCTCACCCTGATCCAGCCCGGGAACCAGCCTGCCCTCGCCGCCCTCGAGAACCGGAACGTCCGCCGTCGCCTGTTCGAAGCATCCGTGGCGAGGGGCAGCGACGGCGGCAGCCTGGATGTCCTTGACATGGCCAGGGAAATGGCCGGGCTGCGGGCGGAGAAAGCAAGGCTGCTGGGATTCGACAATTACGCAGAGCTGGTGGCGGACCGCCAGACGGCCCCCGACTTTGAGGCAGTCCGGACCATGCTGAGCAGGATGGCGCCGGCCGCCATCCGCAACGCCGACGCCGAGGCGGCAGAGCTGGCCGAAGTTGCCGGCCACCCATTGGAGGCATGGGACTGGGCCTACTATTCGGCGAAGGTTCGGCGGGAAAAATACGACGTCGACGAACAGGCGCTCCGGCCCTACTTTGAACTCAACCGCACTATCACCGACGGCGTGTTCTTTGCAGCAACGTCGCTGTACGGGATCACTTTCCACGAGCGGACCGATCTCCACGGCTACCACCCGGACGTGCGTATCTGGGAAGTACGCAACGAGGACGGCACGGCACTGGGGCTGTTCCTGGGCGACTACTACGCGCGCGAATCAAAGCGGGGCGGCGCCTGGATGAACTCGCTTGTTGACCAGTCGGACCTGCTGGGCACGCGGCCCGTGGTGACCAACACACTCAACATTTCCAAGCCACCCGCCGGCGAACCCACTCTCCTCAGCCTGGACGGGCTGCGCACCCTGTTCCACGAGTTCGGCCACGCGCTGCACGGCCTGTTTTCAAACGTCACCTATCCGCGCTTCTCGGGGACGGCGGTGCCGAGGGACTTCGTGGAGTATCCCTCGCAGGTGAACGAAATGTGGATCATGTGGCCGGAGGTGTTGTCCAACTACGCACGCCACTATCTCACGGGCGAGCCCCTTCCGCAGGACATCGTGGCCAGGCTGGAGGAGTCCAGGCTCTGGGGTGAGGGTTTTGCCACCACGGAGTACCTGGGAGCTGCCCTGCTCGACCTGGCGTGGCACACGCTGGAGCCGGATGGCGTTCCCGAAGACGCGCTGGAGTTCGAGGCCAAGGCCCTGGCTTCGGCCGGAATTGCGCACCGCCTGATTCCGCCGCGGTACCGGACCGGGTACTTCCAGCACATCTTCGCCGGGGCGGGATACGCGGCGGGCTACTACTCCTATATCTGGAGCGAGGTGCTGGACGCCGACACCGTGGACTGGTTCAGCGAGAACGGCGGCCTGACCCGCGCCAACGGCGAAAGCTTCCGCCAGGAGCTGCTCTCCCGCGGCAACAGCCGCGACCCCCTGGAGTCATTCCGCATCCTGAGGGGCCGCGACGCCAGGCTGGAGCCGCTGCTGAAGCGCCGCGGCCTCGAGTAACCCCCATCGAGTGCTCCGTACTTGTCGGTTTCGGGCCCGATAAAGACAAGTACGGAGCAATCGATATTAAAGAACGACGCCGGTCCCCCAACCGAAAAAAGGTGAGGAACCGGCATCGTAATGAAACACAAAGGCAACCACTAGCGACGGGCGGTGCGGTCCCGCAGCGTGCGTAAAAGGGGCCCCGCCCCAAGCCACCGCCAATATGGCGGCAGCGTGAGGCGGGGAATAGCACGCAGAGGATCACGCCGTCCGGCGCGTCGCGGAAGGCGGAAGTTACCAGCCGCGCTCGGCGAGGCGGTGGGGCTGGGGGATCTCGTCGACGTTGATGCCCACCATGGCTTCACCCAGGCCGCGGGAGGCCTTGGCGATGACGTCGGGGTCGTCGAAGAAGGTGGTGGCCTTGACGACGGCGGCGGCGCGCTGGGCAGGGTTGCCGGACTTGAAGATGCCGGATCCGACGAAGACGCCGTCGGCGCCGAGCTGCATCATCATGGCCGCGTCAGCGGGGGTGGCGATGCCGCCGGCCGTGAACAGCACCACGGGAAGCTTGCCGGCAGCGGCAACTTCCTTGACCAGTTCGTAGGGTGCCTGCAGTTCCTTGGCCGCGACGTACAGCTCGTCCTCGGGAAGGGAGGACAGCCGGGCGATCTCGGAGCGGATCTTGCGCATGTGACCGGTGGCGTTGGAGACGTCGCCGGTGCCTGCTTCACCCTTGGACCGGATCATGGCCGCGCCCTCGTTGATGCGGCGCAGGGCCTCACCGAGGTTGGTGGCGCCACAGACGAAGGGAACCTTGAAGTTCCACTTGTCGATGTGGTTGATGTAGTCGGCCGGGGTGAGGACCTCGGACTCGTCGATGTAGTCGACGCCGAGGGACTGCAGGATCTGGGCTTCGACGAAGTGGCCGATGCGGGCCTTTGCCATGACCGGGATGGAGACGGCATCAATGATCTGGTCGATCATGTCGGGATCGGACATGCGGGACACGCCGCCCTGGGCACGGATATCAGCCGGAACACGTTCCAGCGCCATGACTGCCACGGCACCGGCGTCTTCGGCGATGCGGGCCTGTTCGACGTTGACGACGTCCATGATGACGCCGCCCTTGAGCATCTCGGCCATGCCGCGCTTCACGCGGCTGCTGCCCGTGACGCTGTTCGCGGACGAACCGGCCTCGTTGCTTACATCAGGTGTAGACACAAAAACCCCTATGGGTAGCTAGATGATCTTCGCCGGGCATGCGGCGGCAGCTGCCGGACGTGCACGCACGGATTGCCGGGTCCATTGACCGGGCAGTCTTTATACTAGTCCCCCGCCGCCCGGCCGGCTTAATCATGTCTAATCAGCCGGCGTCGGTTCCGCCAAGGCCTGCCGCCGCACCGAGATGACGCGCTGGACCACGGTAATGAGGCTGGCTGCCGCCAGGAGGACCAGGGTGACGAGGAGCACTGCCGGCGGGAGCCCGAGGCCGGTGAGACCGGTGATGACCAGGACGGAGACCAGGCGTTCGGCCCGCTCTGCGATCCCGACGTTCGCCGTGAAGCCCAGGGACTCCGCTTTGGCCCGGGCGTAGGAGACTACCATGCCCAGGACAAGGCAGAGCAGGGCTGATACGGCAATGGCCATGTTGTTGCCACCGGTAAAGAACCAGATGGACACCCCAGCGAACAGGGCACCGTCGGCAATCCGGTCCAGGGTGGAGTCGAGGAAGTTCCCCCAGCGGCTCTTCACGCCCTGCATCCGCGCCATGATGCCGTCCAGCACGTCGGAAAAGATGAAGGCCGTGATGAAAAGGGTGCCCCAAAAGAGCTGGCCCAGCGGGTAGAAAACCAGGGCCCCGGCCGCAACCCCTGCGGTGCCGAGGATGGTTACCGCGTCCGGGGAGACACCGATCTTCAGGAGCCAGCGGGCGAGCGGGGTAAACAGCGCGGTGAAGAATCCGCGGGCGTGCCTATTCAGCATCCGACTCCCCGGGCCAGGCTTCAGCCACCTGCCGCCGGACCTCATCAAGGGTCTGGGTGATGGCCTTGGTCTGGGCGATGATGGGGAAGAAGTTGCCGTCGCCGCCCCACCGCGGAACGATGTGCTGGTGCAGGTGCGCGGAGATGCCGGCTCCCCCCACCACCCCCTGGTTCATCCCCAGGTTGAATCCGCCGGGGTTGGAGACCTTGCGCAGCACCCGCATGGCCGTCTGGGTCAGGTCAGCGAACTCTGCTGTCTCTTCAACCGTGAGGTCGGTGTAATCCGGAATGTGCCGGTACGGGCAGACCAGAAGATGCCCCGGGTTGTAGGGAAACAGGTTCAGCACCACGTAGCAGGTCCGGCCGCGGTAGACGATGAGTGCCTCTTCGTCAGTCCTGTTCGGGCCTACGCAGAATGGGCAGTCGTTCTCATTCTTGAACTGGTGCTGCCCGCCCTTGATGTAGGCCATGC
Proteins encoded in this window:
- the ruvB gene encoding Holliday junction branch migration DNA helicase RuvB, with amino-acid sequence MAEPSLVAAGEEPEERAIEAALRPKNLDDFVGQHRVRKQLSLVLQASRMRGRTADHVLFSGPPGLGKTTLAMIVAAEMNAPLRLSSGPAIQHAGDLAAILSSLSEGEVLFLDEIHRMSRPAEEMLYMAMEDFRVDIVVGKGAGATAIPLELPPFTLVGATTRAGLLPGPLRDRFGFTGHLEFYSVPELELVLRRSAGLLDLKVNSAGFAEIAGRSRGTPRIANRLLRRVRDWALVHGVDQIDARTASAALDMYEVDKKGLDRLDRAVLDALITKFGGGPVGLSTLAIAVGEETETVETVAEPFLVREGLLGRTPRGRIAMAPAWTHLGYAIPSGVFAQEQLDLFEPEDAASTAGDWAPESQ
- a CDS encoding M3 family metallopeptidase, yielding MTNPLLAASPLPYGLPPFEVLTVEEYREAIEAGLSAHLDEIRAITGNAQPATFENTAVAMERSGQLLNRAAAAFFTLVSADATEQIRELETELSPRFSAHQDEVFLDRALFDRFAAIDTDNFDPESSRLVEEYLKEFRQSGIQLDPPGQERLRAINAELARLGTEFGQRVKEGMKSAALLLDNAGDLAGLPADDVASAAEAARAAGHDGKYLLTLIQPGNQPALAALENRNVRRRLFEASVARGSDGGSLDVLDMAREMAGLRAEKARLLGFDNYAELVADRQTAPDFEAVRTMLSRMAPAAIRNADAEAAELAEVAGHPLEAWDWAYYSAKVRREKYDVDEQALRPYFELNRTITDGVFFAATSLYGITFHERTDLHGYHPDVRIWEVRNEDGTALGLFLGDYYARESKRGGAWMNSLVDQSDLLGTRPVVTNTLNISKPPAGEPTLLSLDGLRTLFHEFGHALHGLFSNVTYPRFSGTAVPRDFVEYPSQVNEMWIMWPEVLSNYARHYLTGEPLPQDIVARLEESRLWGEGFATTEYLGAALLDLAWHTLEPDGVPEDALEFEAKALASAGIAHRLIPPRYRTGYFQHIFAGAGYAAGYYSYIWSEVLDADTVDWFSENGGLTRANGESFRQELLSRGNSRDPLESFRILRGRDARLEPLLKRRGLE
- the ruvA gene encoding Holliday junction branch migration protein RuvA gives rise to the protein MISFLRGTVAHVGLSTAVIDLNGAGMSVNATPQTLSRLHVGEQGQLFTSLIVREDSLTLFGFASDDEREVFDVLLSVSGVGPRLALAVLAVHDPEAIRVAAHTGDSKTFTKVPGIGPKVAGRIVLELAGKLVPQGTAAAPGAATPAEAAWKPQVVAAMTSLGWSEKDASTSIDKALAEDPEVSFRGNVPEILRTTLRWLGQDGARAGNRVGSRG
- a CDS encoding Mur ligase family protein, coding for MVFFSVPLGKLVRRVSRLRGGGSALPGLVVEKIDPGFMRRTLTTLPHGVAVVSGTNGKTTTTKMVVELLESQGLKVFTNRTGSNFTRGVAAALLGEVDWRGRLDADIAVLELDEAHAVHFVNSVPPRYCLLLNVLRDQLDRFGEIDKTAQLLQHIAAKTTGTVVLNREDPRVARIADTLTGQEVKYFGLDDSLLGTFPNDDDMRAAPGSPAPAGLPEKPAADVVLRKVGADSAEFEYDGGTVTTAMKLRGVYNIFNAAAAMTLARSICGGGAAAADHATLLEALSRVAPAFGRGESLTVDGQPLDLVLVKNPSGFRLGLKSFPAEGYATMIAINDNYADGRDMSWLWDVEFDSLRGGGVDVLTGSRAYDMALRLQYDDVRVGAVQTDISAALAAFIREGRDRPKRIFCTYTAMLAIRRELAKITTVEVVS
- a CDS encoding YebC/PmpR family DNA-binding transcriptional regulator, which encodes MSGHSKWATTKHKKAIIDSRRAKSFAKLIKNIEVAARMGGPDLAGNPGLELAVTKAKKTSVPNDNIDRAIKRGAGLTGEVVDYTEIMYEARGPQGSALLIECLTDNKNRAASEVRLAISRNGGTIADPGSVSYLFTRKGVVNLPKNGLSEDDVLMAVLDAGAEEVKDNGETFEIHSEPADLPAIREALKEAGIEYDTDEVEFVPSMQVELDVDGARKFMKLADALEDLDDVQNVYSNADLSDEVQAALESE
- a CDS encoding type 1 glutamine amidotransferase, whose translation is MNPAEATAADGPSKGTIRVVQLYPRDMNIYGDWGNALVLKRRIDWHGYTPELLEYNVGDPFPEDVDIIVGGGGQDSGQLVIQDDLQARAGQLKELAEDGAPMLVICGLYQLFGRYFKTRTGAVIPGIGILDVETHGTDERLIGNVKVSTTEFGEVLGYENHSGQTTLGSGVQPLGTVAKGTGNNSNDGHEGARYRNIVASYLHGSLLPKNPAIADFLIRTAAERKFGSFSPGNPDDTYAVLAREHAARRPR
- a CDS encoding ferredoxin reductase family protein; translation: MTKGGAGQGTVFLGMPFRWLGPGAIMVLAGAYGIFWSLARPAGEPVLGHVGQLFGGESVLLYSIALVLVSTLPHVEPVFGGIDHAAIWHRRAAMTATILLLPHMELAANPEATSLGKTLAVVAISGLAALVVWAVLPRWRTILPAPVRGLVRTLLRTRPVRLAARLLGGYERWRGFHRLTGLFLAAGFLHGLLDASAFEAVPALRWSYVAIGGTGLGFYAYRELLARHFLPHHDYQVAAVQPVAPDLVEVALRPLGRPLVFKPGQFAMVYLETADGWQRHPFSISGLALEGGISITVKALGDHTARLPDVVQPGMPAVVGGPYGRFDRHRGTAHQVWIAGGVGITPFLSWLRSLDGELHDDVHFFVTSAGPSPFADEVSAIARNQPRLTVHAVDTEADGRLTPEAVLAAVGTEPRELSVFMGGPDAMLRQFRKAFRGAGVRRANIHREYFQWR
- the pdxT gene encoding pyridoxal 5'-phosphate synthase glutaminase subunit PdxT, with product MTNPPSADPARVGSGLRIGVLALQGDFREHLRAAEATGAQGVAVRRPGELDGLDGLVIPGGESTTIDKLARAFDLADPLRKYIAEGLPVYGSCAGMILLASDIADPATDLSGAPQQTFGGLDITVRRNAFGRQRESFETDLDFKGLDFSATESGVEPVHAVFIRGPWVERVGADVEVLAQVEPADPGQASHAASLPGTARIVAVRSGQLLATSFHPEVTGEKRVHELFIRMIRGEA
- the ruvC gene encoding crossover junction endodeoxyribonuclease RuvC codes for the protein MTLRVLGVDPGLTRCGIGVVDVERNRRATMVAVGVVGTSPEETLDQRLLVIALAIDEWLDRYEPQVLAVERVFSQLNVSTVMGVAQASGVVIAAAARRGIPVALHTPSEVKAAVTGSGSSNKDAVTKLVTKILRLDAPPRPADAADALALAITHAWRAGSGAAVATTGPGSSSLTAAQRAWADAEAKARRAR